The Daphnia pulicaria isolate SC F1-1A chromosome 12, SC_F0-13Bv2, whole genome shotgun sequence genome contains a region encoding:
- the LOC124316287 gene encoding uncharacterized protein LOC124316287 isoform X1, translating into MAGAIEIFLSFTLMCTVIWACEDGQVDHLTARQSLDEQLQTNFYPTNPWMFPYYYNIQSRLPLAGYANTYEGRTPSNRKPPGYFAKVDADYYNDQEGRFGLSGLGANLLNIGLFNNRFHPRWRPFANLASSLEACTSPSGDAGICTPGSVCSLFSGRPSGSCTRGKVCCVNVVNSCGGTVTLNNTYWQSSSTPVNAPSTCVMTVRLDNKLVEQASPICQIRLDFVSFAIAQPTAGTCTDTFQVGGSTTVAPTICGTNAGQHMYLDVPSSATSPTDVQLIFNFAGSATRSWNIKIAMLPCGASYLAPPDCLQYFTAGAGQVKSFNWQDSAAQQLNNQNYNICFRTELVASGARATQLCVSTCTTAIADVGFLLTGEAGDDANFGTGKDKCTYDFLVIPGGQDQASPFPFYDRYCGGAIGKICTKISPFRMSIGTDGIEDTTIDATIATAAQPDSMTVEDKANTGFCLAYQEQA; encoded by the exons ATGGCCGGAGCAATTGAAATCTTTTTGTCTTTCACTTTAATGTGTACTGTCATTTGGGCTTGCGAAGACGGCCAAGTCGACCACCTGACGGCGAGGCAAAGTTTGGATGAGCAACTGCAGACCAATTTTTACCCCACCAATCCGTGGATGTTTCCTTACTACTACAACATCCAGTCGCGATTGCCATTGGCAG ggTATGCCAATACATACGAAGGACGAACCCCCTCCAACAGAAAGCCACCAGGATATTTCGCCAAGG TTGATGCCGATTACTACAACGACCAAGAAGGTCGTTTTGGGTTGAGTGGTTTGGGTGCCAATCTGCTAAACATTGGCCTGTTCAACAACCGGTTCCATCCAAGATGGAGACCATTCGCCAACCTTGCCAGCAGCTTGGAAGCCTGTACGTCACCCAGTGGCGACGCCGGAATCTGTACCCCAGGATCGGTCTGTTCCTTATTTTCTGGACGGCCTAGCGGCTCCTGTACTCGGGGAAAAGTCTGCTGCGTCA ATGTAGTCAACAGTTGTGGAGGTACGGTGACTTTGAACAACACGTACTGGCAATCTTCCTCTACTCCGGTTAATGCCCCTTCCACTTGCGTAATGACCGTTCGCTTGGACAATAAACTCGTGGAACAAGCTTCGCCTATTTGTCAAATTCG GCTGGACTTTGTTTCGTTCGCGATCGCCCAGCCAACAGCCGGAACCTGCACGGACACCTTCCAAGTTGGTGGATCAACAACTGTGGCTCCTACCATTTGTGGTACCAATGCCGGACAACACA TGTATCTCGATGTGCCGTCATCTGCTACTTCTCCTACCGATGtccaactcattttcaatttcgcTGGATCAGCTACTCGTTCATGGAACATCAAAATAGCGATGCTACCCTGTGGGGCCTCTTACCTAG CACCTCCGGATTGTCTCCAATATTTCACTGCCGGAGCAGGTCAAGTCAAATCGTTCAACTGGCAAGACTCCGCTGCCCAGCAACTTAATAACCAAAATTACAACATTTGCTTCAGGACTGAACTTGTTGCATCAGGAGCG AGAGCAACCCAGCTGTGCGTGTCAACTTGTACGACGGCGATCGCTGATGTTGGCTTTTTGTTAACTGGTGAAGCCGGTGACGATGCTAATTTTGGTACAGGGAAGGACAAATGCACTTACGATTTCCTTGTCATTCCCGGTGGACAGGATCAAGCTAGCCCCTTCCCTTTCTACGATCGTTACTGTGGTGGCGCTATCGGCAAAATTTGCA CCAAAATCAGTCCCTTTAGAATGAGTATCGGAACTGACGGCATTGAAGACACCACCATTGATGCGACTATAGCTACAGCTGCGCAACCCGATTCTATGACTGTTGAAGATAAAGCCAATACCGGATTCTGTCTTGCCTATCAAGAACAAGCGTAA
- the LOC124316287 gene encoding uncharacterized protein LOC124316287 isoform X2, protein MAGAIEIFLSFTLMCTVIWACEDGQVDHLTARQSLDEQLQTNFYPTNPWMFPYYYNIQSRLPLAGYAEAARIPFHRKPPGYFAKIDVNDGHRQENRLGFGNSGANLFSSLFTPPIRPFRPFANLVSRFEACTSSSGDAGICTSALACSLLSRKPSGSCNLGRVCCVDVVNSCGGTVTLNNTYWQSSSTPVNAPSTCVMTVRLDNKLVEQASPICQIRLDFVSFAIAQPTAGTCTDTFQVGGSTTVAPTICGTNAGQHMYLDVPSSATSPTDVQLIFNFAGSATRSWNIKIAMLPCGASYLAPPDCLQYFTAGAGQVKSFNWQDSAAQQLNNQNYNICFRTELVASGARATQLCVSTCTTAIADVGFLLTGEAGDDANFGTGKDKCTYDFLVIPGGQDQASPFPFYDRYCGGAIGKICTKISPFRMSIGTDGIEDTTIDATIATAAQPDSMTVEDKANTGFCLAYQEQA, encoded by the exons ATGGCCGGAGCAATTGAAATCTTTTTGTCTTTCACTTTAATGTGTACTGTCATTTGGGCTTGCGAAGACGGCCAAGTCGACCACCTGACGGCGAGGCAAAGTTTGGATGAGCAACTGCAGACCAATTTTTACCCCACCAATCCGTGGATGTTTCCTTACTACTACAACATCCAGTCGCGATTGCCATTGGCAG GGTATGCTGAAGCGGCCCGGATACCCTTTCACCGAAAGCCACCAGGCTATTTCGCCAAAA TCGATGTCAATGACGGTCATAGACAAGAAAATCGTTTAGGTTTTGGCAATTCGGGTGCCAATCTGTTCAGCAGTCTATTCACCCCACCGATCCGACCATTTAGGCCGTTCGCCAACCTCGTCAGCAGGTTTGAAGCCTGTACATCATCCAGTGGCGACGCCGGAATCTGTACATCAGCTTTGGCCTGTTCCTTACTTTCTAGAAAGCCTAGTGGTTCCTGTAATCTGGGCAGAGTCTGCTGCGTCG ATGTAGTCAACAGTTGTGGAGGTACGGTGACTTTGAACAACACGTACTGGCAATCTTCCTCTACTCCGGTTAATGCCCCTTCCACTTGCGTAATGACCGTTCGCTTGGACAATAAACTCGTGGAACAAGCTTCGCCTATTTGTCAAATTCG GCTGGACTTTGTTTCGTTCGCGATCGCCCAGCCAACAGCCGGAACCTGCACGGACACCTTCCAAGTTGGTGGATCAACAACTGTGGCTCCTACCATTTGTGGTACCAATGCCGGACAACACA TGTATCTCGATGTGCCGTCATCTGCTACTTCTCCTACCGATGtccaactcattttcaatttcgcTGGATCAGCTACTCGTTCATGGAACATCAAAATAGCGATGCTACCCTGTGGGGCCTCTTACCTAG CACCTCCGGATTGTCTCCAATATTTCACTGCCGGAGCAGGTCAAGTCAAATCGTTCAACTGGCAAGACTCCGCTGCCCAGCAACTTAATAACCAAAATTACAACATTTGCTTCAGGACTGAACTTGTTGCATCAGGAGCG AGAGCAACCCAGCTGTGCGTGTCAACTTGTACGACGGCGATCGCTGATGTTGGCTTTTTGTTAACTGGTGAAGCCGGTGACGATGCTAATTTTGGTACAGGGAAGGACAAATGCACTTACGATTTCCTTGTCATTCCCGGTGGACAGGATCAAGCTAGCCCCTTCCCTTTCTACGATCGTTACTGTGGTGGCGCTATCGGCAAAATTTGCA CCAAAATCAGTCCCTTTAGAATGAGTATCGGAACTGACGGCATTGAAGACACCACCATTGATGCGACTATAGCTACAGCTGCGCAACCCGATTCTATGACTGTTGAAGATAAAGCCAATACCGGATTCTGTCTTGCCTATCAAGAACAAGCGTAA